In Helianthus annuus cultivar XRQ/B chromosome 3, HanXRQr2.0-SUNRISE, whole genome shotgun sequence, a single window of DNA contains:
- the LOC110930645 gene encoding uncharacterized protein LOC110930645 yields the protein MSSLAYFLILHLCVSMHACSSRHLRVFHKEPENEILSLESSKTPELVFELQGRKVNEDNIEQRESKLEFTLNEQKAWKGSEYIKVQISQEENKIEEWKNHGRSTKESKLQDSKETINKSKDNSVTEDVVVMDYAQPHRKPPIHNIQP from the exons ATGTCATCTCTTGCTTATTTCCTCATCCTCCACCTATGTGTTTCCATGCATGCATGCAGTTCCCGCCATCTTCGCGTGTTCCACAAGGAACCCGAAAACGAAATATTGAGTCTTGAAAGTAGCAAG ACACCAGAACTAGTGTTTGAGCTCCAAGGAAGAAAGGTTAATGAAGATAACATTGAACAAAGGGAGTCCAAGCTTGAGTTTACTTTAAATGAGCAGAAGGCGTGGAAAG GAAGTGAATATATCAAGGTACAAATATCTCAAGAGGAAAATAAAATAGAG GAATGGAAGAATCATGGTCGATCAACAAAGGAGTCTAAGCTACAAGATTCAAAGGAAACTATTAATAAATCTAAGGATAATAGTGTTACTGAAGATGTTGTAGTCATGGACTATGCACAGCCCCATCGTAAACCACCTATCCACAATATACAGCCCTAA
- the LOC110932528 gene encoding uncharacterized protein LOC110932528 gives MTSMSNSIAGFSDALTALTGNKGIYHVMSRAYWMYEISRASSIYMEGVKSFLKAAEANRVNRGSRMIYCPCQVCNNFMSFNDITDIEFHLVKNGFMPKYTCWSMHGESLLDHSTSSINSHINDNRENNDTDLDADNDHSNSNEPDNNLNEMLHDMETNISDDEQENLQHLFEEAEKPLYAGCKKFNKLDAVLKLFNVKSKNGWSDKSFTNLLVLLHDMLPEGNELPISTYQAKKLMCPMGLEVERIHACPNDCMLYRKEFEDLHECLICHASRYKRKKESDEDEYDNDVTKNGPPAKMLWYLPIIPRLKRLFSNEKEAKLLRWHSDERVIDGKQRHVADSPQWTNIDDMYPEFGKEIRNIRFGLSSDGINPFGNRSSCHSTWPVLLCIYNLPPWLCMKRKYIMMSLLIQGPTQPGNDIDVYLSPLIDDLKTLWSSGVDVYDAYMKERFQLRAMIFCTISDFPAYGNLSGYSTKGKKACPVCEEETSSIWLKNCKKTVYMGHRRFLPAGHIFRKKTTEFNGSTELGSVRKRFDAFSRVEKLTTVLGKRTRVNKRAIDKKAGKRAIIRKAGKRAIIRKADKRAIDTKAIWKKKSIFWDLPYWKHLDVRHCLDVMHIEKNVCDSLLGLLLDIHGKTKDGLNVRRDMEKMGIRKELAPVERDNRLYLPPACYTMSKAEKEKFCKCLHDIKVPSNYSANIKRLVSMKDRKLLGMKSHDCHVLMTHMIPIAIRGLLPDNIRHTITKLCLFFNNINSKVIDSETLDEWQKDIIVTLCELEMYFPPSFFDIMVHLICHIVQEIKACGPVFLRYMYPFERYMGFLKGYVRNTNRPEGSIVEGYTCEEVTEFCQGYLEGAESVGVPKSRHSGRLDGKGVVGMKTYKPNHDSLQLAHLVVLKHMTCLSPYVDEHLNTLRSTYPGKEQMWYVTKHNKEFSRWMKSKVMGADIDKTVKRLAQGPNFIVKSYQGYDINGYTFYTKDQDLKSTMQNSGVTIIASATEFDRVDHNIMRQIANNSYYGVIQEIWELDYYDFIIPVFKCKWVNNRTSVRVDKYGFTLVDLTSNGYASEPFVLARHVTQVFYVNDPSKPTHHIVLQGKRRILGVDNVVDEEEYDHFDDLPPFSVGIEPGNYDNINGTPYLRTDHTDGIYVD, from the exons atgacaagcatgtcgaactccattgCTGGATTCTCCGACGCACTAACTGCATTAACag GTAATAAAGGGATATATCATGTT atGTCACGTGCTTATTGGATGTACGAAATTTCGCGTGCTTCATCAATATATATGGAGGGTGTTAAAAGTTTTCTTAAGGCTGCCGAAGCTAATCGGGTGAATAGAGGAAGCAGGATGATTTATTGTCCTTGTCAAGTTTGTAATAATTTTATGAGCTTTAATGATATCACAGACATAGAGTTTCATTTGGTGAAAAATGGTTTTATGCCTAAATACACTTGTTGGTCAATGCATGGAGAGTCACTACTTGATCATAGCACGTCGTCGATCAACTCACACATTAATGATAACAGAGAGAACAACGATACAGACCTTGATGCCGATAATGACCATTCAAATTCAAATGAACCCGATAACAATTTAAATGAAATGTTACATGATATGGAGACTAATATTAGTGATGATGAGCAAGAAAATTTACAACACCTATTTGAAGAAGCAGAAAAACCATTATATGCCGGTTGTAAAAAATTTAATAAGCTTGATGCTGTGTTGAAGTTGTTTAACGTAAAGTCGAAAAACGGATGGAGTGATAAAAGTTTCACAAATCTATTAGTGCTTTTGCATGACATGCTTCCGGAAGGCAATGAGTTACCAATTTCGACATACCAAGCGAAAAAATTGATGTGTCCAATGGGATTGGAGGTTGAAAGAATACATGCTTGTCCAAATGATTGTATGTTGTATAGAAAGGAGTTTGAGGATCTACATGAATGTCTTATCTGCCATGCATCAAGGTATAAACGTAAAAAAGAATCAGATGAAGATGAATATGACAATGATGTGACAAAAAATGGACCACCGGCTAAAATGTTGTGGTATCTCCCCATTATACCGAGACTCAAAAGATTATTTTCAAACGAAAAAGAAGCAAAATTATTACGTTGGCATTCAGATGAGCGTGTAATTGATGGAAAACAAAGACATGTGGCAGATTCCCCACAGTGGACGAACATTGATGACATGTATCCAGAATTTGGAAAAGAGATTAGAAATATACGGTTTGGGCTTAGTTCAGACGGGATCAATCCTTTTGGGAACAGGAGCAGTTGCCATAGTACGTGGCCGGTTCTTTTATGCATCTACAACCTTCCACCGTGGTTATGCATGAAACGAAAGTACATTATGATGTCATTGTTAATTCAGGGTCCAACACAACCCGGCAATGATATTGATGTGTATTTGTCTCCTTTGATTGACGACTTAAAAACTTTATGGAGTTCAGGTGTCGATGTGTATGATGCTTATATGAAAGAACGTTTTCAGTTGCGGGCCATGATTTTTTGCACTATAAGTGATTTTCCAGCATACGGTAATTTGTCAGGATACAGTACAAAGGGTAAGAAAGCTTGCCCTGTTTGTGAAGAGGAGACAAGTTCAATATGGTTAAAAAATTGCAAAAAGACGGTATACATGGGACATCGAAGATTCCTTCCGGCTGGTCACATTTTTCGGAAAAAAACGACTGAATTTAACGGAAGCACCGAGCTCGGATCGGTGAGGAAACGATTTGATGCATTTTCACGAGTCGAAAAATTAACTACTGTGTTGGGAAAAAGAACTCGTGTTAACAAAAGAGCCATTGATAAAAAAGCCGGTAAAAGAGCCATTATCAGAAAAGCCGGTAAAAGAGCCATTATCAGAAAAGCCGATAAAAGAGCAATTGATACAAAAGCGATCTGGAAAAAAAAGTCAATTTTTTGGGATTTACCTTACTGGAAGCATTTAGATGTTAGACATTGTCTAGATGTTATGCATATTGAAAAAAATGTATGTGATAGTTTGTTGGGCTTATTGTTAGACATTCATGGAAAAACTAAAGATGGGCTTAATGTTCGTAGAGACATGGAGAAAATGGGAATACGTAAGGAGCTTGCCCCCGTTGAAAGAGACAACCGTTTATATCTGCCACCTGCTTGTTATACTATGTCAAAGGCAGAAAAAGAAAAGTTTTGTAAATGTTTACATGATATCAAGGTTCCATCAAATTACTCGGCAAACATTAAAAGGTTGGTGTCGATGAAAGACCGTAAATTGCTTGGAATGAAGTCTCATGATTGTCATGTTTTGATGACACATATGATTCCCATCGCTATTCGTGGACTGTTACCAGATAACATCCGACATACAATCACaaagctttgtttgttttttaacaacATCAACTCAAAGGTTATTGATTCAGAAACTTTGGATGAATGGCAAAAGGACATTATCGTTACCCTTTGTGAACTAGAGATGTACTTTCCACCGTCATTTTTTGATATAATGGTTCACCTAATATGTCATATCGTACAAGAGATTAAGGCTTGTGGTCCTGTATTCCTACGGTACATGTACCCTTTTGAAAGATATATGGGTTTCTTAAAAGGTTATGTAAGAAACACAAATCGACCTGAGGGTAGTATTGTCGAAGGATATACTTGTGAAGAGGTGACTGAGTTCTGCCAAG gTTATTTGGAAGGTGCCGAAAGTGTTGGTGTCCCTAAAAGTCGTCATTCGGGTCGACTTGATGGTAAAGGAGTAGTTGGTATGAAAACATACAAGCCAAATCATGATAGTTTACAACTAGCACATTTAGTGGTCCTAAAACACATGACGTGTCTTTCTCCATATGTTGATGAACACTTGAACACATTACGGTCTACATACCCGGGTAAGGAACAAATGTGGTATGTAACGAAGCATAACAAAGAGTTTTCGAGGTGGATGAAAAGTAAGGTAATGGGAGCTGATATTGATAAAACGGTGAAAAGGTTAGCACAAGGCCCAAACTTTATAGTTAAATCTTACCAAGGGTATGACATTAACGGTTATACGTTCTACACCAAAGATCAAGATCTAAAAAGTACAATGCAGAATAGTGGAGTTACAATAATAGCATCAGCCACCGAATTCGATAGAGTAGATCATAATATAATGAGACAAATCGCCAACAATTCTTATTACGGTGTTATACAAGAAATTTGGGAATTGGACTACTATGATTTCATTATTCCTGTGTTCAAATGTAAGTGGGTGAATAACCGTACAAGTGTTAGAGTTGATAAATATGGTTTTACACTTGTTGACCTTACAAGTAATGGCTATGCATCTGAGCCATTCGTTCTTGCTAGACATGTTACACAAGTGTTCTATGTCAATGACCCGAGCAAACCAACACACCACATCGTATTACAAGGTAAACGACGGATTCTTGGGGTTGATAACGTCGTTGACGAGGAAGAATATGACCATTTTGATGATCTACCACCATTTTCTGTCGGTATCGAACCGGGTAACTACGATAACATTAATGGCACCCCATACTTACGAACTGACCACACCGATGGGATATATGTTGATTAA